The proteins below are encoded in one region of Macrococcus armenti:
- a CDS encoding tRNA (mnm(5)s(2)U34)-methyltransferase: MKALGILPFARNLIDTYIDEAVTVIDATCGNGNDTLYLAKQLNGTGHIHAFDIQQTAIDNSRIKTAEYHNITFHLDGHENVLNYVQSPVRLAIFNLGYLPKGDKSIVTLPDTTILAIERIFSILETEGIIILVIYPGHAEGRIEKDAVLNYLKQFDQEKAHIYKYEFINQKNNPPFICAIEKR, encoded by the coding sequence ATGAAAGCACTCGGCATACTCCCATTTGCACGCAACTTAATTGATACGTATATTGATGAAGCCGTTACAGTCATTGATGCGACTTGTGGCAACGGTAACGATACTTTATATTTAGCAAAGCAATTAAACGGAACGGGCCATATTCATGCATTCGATATACAGCAGACAGCTATTGATAATTCCAGAATTAAGACCGCTGAATATCATAATATTACATTCCATCTTGATGGACATGAAAATGTACTGAATTATGTTCAGTCGCCAGTCCGACTTGCAATTTTTAATTTAGGCTATTTACCTAAAGGTGATAAATCTATCGTAACTTTACCTGATACGACAATTTTGGCGATTGAACGTATTTTTTCTATTCTGGAAACTGAAGGCATTATCATACTCGTTATTTATCCGGGCCATGCTGAAGGTAGAATAGAAAAAGATGCAGTATTAAATTACTTAAAGCAGTTTGATCAGGAAAAAGCACATATATATAAATATGAATTTATTAATCAGAAAAACAATCCACCCTTTATATGCGCAATAGAAAAACGCTGA
- a CDS encoding transcriptional regulator, SarA/Rot family produces the protein MSKFKNEVSDMVLLNELQKEIDEVFDLISNQFNLKKEEYIVMVALWEKGPMSMKALDEYLNIKPYKRTRFYNTLVENGWIKKVRPADDERTVMIYYNEDKLAVKEEIVNCACDALKRKKDKMKAHFDAIMDICE, from the coding sequence ATGTCAAAGTTTAAAAATGAAGTAAGTGATATGGTATTACTTAATGAACTTCAAAAAGAAATAGATGAAGTATTTGATCTGATTAGCAATCAGTTTAATTTAAAGAAGGAAGAATACATCGTAATGGTAGCGCTCTGGGAAAAAGGGCCGATGTCGATGAAAGCACTTGATGAATATTTAAATATTAAGCCATATAAACGTACGAGATTTTATAATACATTAGTTGAAAATGGCTGGATAAAAAAGGTGCGCCCGGCAGATGATGAACGAACGGTAATGATTTATTATAATGAAGATAAATTAGCTGTTAAGGAAGAAATCGTAAACTGTGCGTGTGATGCTTTAAAAAGAAAGAAAGATAAAATGAAAGCACATTTTGATGCGATTATGGATATTTGTGAATAA
- a CDS encoding alpha/beta fold hydrolase: MWKWETERTPKGVVVVVHNILEHHGRYAWFITRLRRDGYHVIMGDLPGQGQTSRVNRGHIESFDEYGEKVLEWIDVAEEYHLPVFLVGIGLGGLIITNLLESVNLKLEGIVFISPLFGFQNTVTTRKNFLASGLSSISKEAKFDMNIPLENLTRDQSNIDELKKDTLMVQKVSFNLYKSIIETMKTTMEHIHKIGDIPMMIMYSDADKVADVEQIKLFTREINSSEIYIKNWRTLYHELHNEPERENVLYYIESFMNNRMNYIGLITEETGI; this comes from the coding sequence ATGTGGAAGTGGGAAACAGAACGTACACCTAAAGGCGTTGTTGTCGTCGTTCATAATATATTAGAACATCACGGAAGATACGCGTGGTTTATTACACGATTGCGTCGGGATGGTTATCATGTCATTATGGGAGATCTACCGGGACAAGGACAGACATCACGTGTTAATCGTGGCCATATTGAATCATTTGATGAGTATGGAGAAAAAGTATTAGAGTGGATTGATGTCGCTGAAGAATATCATTTACCTGTATTTTTAGTTGGTATCGGACTTGGTGGTCTTATTATTACGAACTTACTGGAAAGCGTAAATTTAAAGCTGGAAGGCATAGTATTTATTTCACCACTATTCGGGTTCCAGAATACAGTTACAACACGAAAGAACTTTTTAGCTTCAGGACTCAGCTCAATTTCAAAAGAAGCGAAGTTTGATATGAATATTCCGCTTGAAAATTTAACGCGTGATCAATCAAATATAGATGAACTTAAAAAGGATACGTTAATGGTTCAAAAAGTAAGTTTTAATTTATATAAATCAATTATCGAAACGATGAAAACAACGATGGAACACATTCATAAAATCGGTGATATTCCGATGATGATCATGTATAGTGATGCAGATAAAGTTGCTGATGTTGAACAGATAAAATTATTTACACGAGAAATTAATTCTTCAGAGATTTATATTAAAAACTGGCGAACATTATATCATGAATTACACAATGAACCAGAACGCGAGAATGTTTTATACTACATTGAATCGTTTATGAACAACAGAATGAATTATATTGGGTTGATAACGGAAGAAACGGGTATATAG
- a CDS encoding gamma carbonic anhydrase family protein, protein MLYEYDGMMPEIDVSAFVAPNAVITGDVKVGRDATIWYGTVIRGDVAPVSIGNGTNVQDLCCLHQSGGKPLIIEDNVTIGHRVTLHSPIIRKNALIGMDSTILDGAEIGENAFIGAGSLVPPGKKIPPNTLAFGRPAKVIRELTEEDKKEMAANIERYISKGKQYKKIHEQ, encoded by the coding sequence ATGCTATATGAGTATGATGGCATGATGCCTGAAATTGATGTCAGTGCATTTGTTGCACCGAATGCAGTTATTACCGGTGACGTTAAAGTAGGACGCGACGCTACGATTTGGTATGGGACTGTTATTCGAGGAGACGTAGCACCTGTATCGATTGGAAACGGAACGAATGTACAGGATTTATGCTGTTTACATCAGTCTGGTGGAAAACCACTTATCATCGAAGACAACGTAACAATTGGTCACCGTGTTACACTTCATTCACCAATCATTCGAAAAAATGCATTGATCGGGATGGATTCAACAATTCTTGACGGTGCTGAAATTGGTGAGAACGCGTTTATCGGTGCAGGTTCACTCGTACCACCCGGCAAGAAAATTCCACCGAACACTTTAGCGTTCGGTCGTCCTGCTAAAGTGATTCGCGAACTAACAGAAGAAGATAAAAAGGAAATGGCTGCAAATATTGAGCGTTATATCTCAAAAGGAAAGCAGTACAAAAAAATTCACGAACAATAA
- a CDS encoding NAD(P)H-dependent oxidoreductase, which produces MNNEQLKAQILEAHNYRFATKVFDKDKPVDESDMKFILEVGRLSPSSIGLEPWRFIILENETVKEEIKQVGWGAAKGQLDTASHFVLILAKRNARYDSELFKNHFGPRVNNNEILQKMIGIYESFQTNDIDVANNERALFDWASKQTYIALGNMMTAAAEIGIDSCPIEGFNYEVVNDILAKHGVMNPELEGISVMVAFGYRAEGPKRPKVRRDYDDVVTTF; this is translated from the coding sequence ATGAATAATGAACAATTAAAAGCACAAATTTTAGAAGCGCATAATTATCGCTTTGCTACGAAAGTATTTGATAAGGATAAACCGGTTGATGAAAGTGATATGAAATTCATTCTAGAAGTCGGTCGCCTGAGTCCATCGTCAATTGGTTTAGAGCCGTGGCGTTTCATAATTTTAGAAAATGAAACGGTTAAAGAAGAAATTAAACAAGTAGGCTGGGGTGCAGCGAAAGGTCAGTTAGATACTGCGAGTCACTTCGTATTAATTTTAGCGAAACGAAATGCACGTTATGATTCTGAATTATTTAAAAATCATTTCGGACCACGTGTAAACAACAACGAAATATTACAGAAGATGATTGGCATATATGAAAGCTTCCAGACGAATGATATTGATGTTGCAAATAATGAACGCGCATTATTTGACTGGGCGAGTAAACAGACGTATATTGCGCTCGGAAACATGATGACAGCAGCAGCTGAAATTGGTATTGATTCATGCCCGATTGAAGGATTTAATTATGAAGTTGTTAACGACATATTAGCGAAACATGGTGTTATGAACCCTGAATTAGAAGGCATTTCAGTAATGGTCGCTTTCGGCTATCGTGCAGAAGGACCGAAACGTCCGAAAGTACGTCGTGATTACGATGATGTCGTTACAACATTTTAA
- a CDS encoding VOC family protein, which translates to MITQLNQVMLYVKDQEQSIKFFNDALQFHVIKEEGLPEGYRSFEIAPQESNETSIVIFDQEFIKKYSPMVSLETPSLMFKTDNAIKLREHMHGKGITVGDVMELPHGTVFNFSDYEGNYFAVIEEK; encoded by the coding sequence ATGATAACACAATTAAATCAAGTAATGCTTTACGTTAAAGACCAGGAACAATCAATCAAGTTTTTTAATGATGCGCTTCAATTTCATGTCATTAAGGAAGAGGGACTACCAGAAGGATACCGTTCGTTTGAAATTGCACCACAGGAAAGTAACGAAACTTCTATCGTAATATTTGACCAGGAATTTATTAAGAAATACAGCCCGATGGTTAGTCTAGAAACGCCATCACTCATGTTTAAAACAGACAACGCGATTAAATTACGTGAGCATATGCATGGTAAGGGGATTACAGTCGGTGATGTAATGGAATTACCACATGGAACTGTATTTAATTTCTCGGATTATGAAGGCAATTATTTTGCGGTAATTGAAGAAAAATAA
- a CDS encoding GNAT family N-acetyltransferase, with protein sequence MVEIRSAEVRDAERILRYCKIVGSETDNLLFGSEGLNISVESERIILSNIASREKDIMLVAIDDDEVVGIGNIGGNMRERISHQARLAISIRQSHWGQGIGSNMMQALIDFAKSEAIEIITLEVYRDNEPAIKLYKKFGFEEIGYFKNFSKVNGVYKDAILMNLYL encoded by the coding sequence ATGGTAGAAATCAGAAGTGCAGAAGTGCGTGATGCTGAACGTATTCTTCGTTATTGCAAAATTGTCGGTAGCGAGACAGATAATTTATTGTTCGGTAGTGAAGGGCTGAATATTTCAGTTGAATCAGAACGCATTATCTTATCAAACATCGCTTCACGAGAGAAGGATATTATGCTGGTTGCGATTGATGATGATGAAGTCGTCGGGATTGGTAATATAGGTGGTAATATGCGTGAGAGAATCAGTCATCAGGCACGACTAGCAATTTCAATACGCCAGTCACACTGGGGTCAGGGTATTGGAAGCAATATGATGCAGGCGCTTATTGATTTTGCGAAGTCAGAAGCTATCGAAATTATTACACTTGAAGTATATCGTGATAACGAACCGGCAATTAAACTCTATAAGAAGTTCGGTTTTGAAGAGATTGGTTATTTTAAAAATTTTTCTAAAGTGAATGGAGTATATAAAGATGCGATTTTAATGAATCTGTATCTTTAA
- a CDS encoding YjjG family noncanonical pyrimidine nucleotidase: MMYKYILCDLDNTILDFKQGEETAIKHVFESEGITFNEDLYARYHDINIGLWRELEAGKVDKRHVLTHRFEAFFKTLNIDVDGAEKEQIFRTHINNSHDLVEGARDFLDYLMAEGYIICSATNGVFYTQMKRMKDAGILDYFSHHFISEEIGFEKPHHQFFKHCIEKLGVTDVSEVLMIGDTYSSDIIGANQFGIDSCYYGSKTVDATYCIAHLDEIKHIL, from the coding sequence ATGATGTACAAATATATTTTATGTGATTTAGATAATACGATTCTAGATTTTAAACAGGGTGAGGAAACAGCGATTAAACATGTGTTCGAGTCTGAGGGGATTACGTTTAATGAAGATTTATATGCACGTTATCATGATATCAATATCGGTTTATGGCGTGAGCTTGAAGCGGGTAAGGTTGATAAGCGTCACGTGCTGACGCATCGTTTTGAAGCATTTTTCAAAACGCTTAATATTGATGTTGATGGAGCGGAGAAAGAGCAGATTTTCAGAACTCATATTAATAATAGTCATGATTTAGTTGAAGGTGCACGTGATTTTCTTGATTATTTAATGGCTGAAGGTTACATCATCTGTTCTGCGACAAATGGTGTGTTCTACACACAGATGAAACGTATGAAGGATGCGGGTATATTAGATTATTTCTCTCATCACTTCATATCTGAAGAAATCGGTTTTGAAAAGCCGCATCATCAGTTTTTCAAGCATTGTATTGAGAAGCTTGGCGTTACAGATGTTTCAGAAGTTTTAATGATCGGTGATACTTATTCTTCTGATATTATCGGTGCGAATCAGTTTGGGATAGATAGTTGTTACTACGGCTCTAAAACAGTCGATGCAACGTATTGTATAGCGCATCTGGATGAGATTAAGCACATTTTATAA
- the pnuC gene encoding nicotinamide riboside transporter PnuC: MFLIKDFKGFTTYEKLFFGLFMLVQVAILVYFRIVDGSTDWLNVVASVTLVLCLIMSAKGRLSTFVYGLISVSLYGWISYQHGLYGEVGLQVVFIVFQFLGFATWVKNRHSDHITDDPEVKDVDTKGLDSKGWISTAIFTAILYAAVSTVLTMINAKQPYLDSLNVSLNIIGQTLMTLRFKEQWFFWMAVNVVSISLWVRAMVLKGEVDVTSVTMAVMWFASLINSVYGYYNWKKLQNIHFVS; this comes from the coding sequence ATGTTTTTAATAAAAGACTTTAAAGGATTTACAACATATGAAAAACTATTTTTCGGCCTTTTTATGCTCGTTCAAGTTGCAATACTCGTTTACTTCAGAATCGTTGATGGCAGCACAGATTGGCTGAATGTCGTGGCGAGTGTGACATTGGTACTATGTCTTATTATGAGCGCAAAAGGAAGATTATCAACATTCGTATATGGTTTAATCAGCGTCTCTTTGTATGGATGGATTAGTTACCAACATGGACTATATGGAGAAGTTGGATTACAAGTTGTCTTTATCGTGTTTCAGTTCTTAGGTTTCGCAACTTGGGTTAAAAATAGACACTCAGATCACATTACCGACGATCCAGAAGTTAAAGATGTCGATACTAAAGGACTTGATTCTAAAGGATGGATATCAACAGCAATTTTTACAGCAATATTGTATGCAGCAGTATCCACAGTGTTAACGATGATAAATGCAAAACAGCCATATTTAGATAGTCTGAATGTAAGTTTAAACATTATCGGACAAACATTGATGACATTAAGATTTAAAGAGCAATGGTTCTTCTGGATGGCAGTTAATGTAGTATCTATTTCATTATGGGTTAGAGCAATGGTGTTAAAAGGTGAAGTAGATGTAACGAGTGTAACTATGGCAGTTATGTGGTTTGCTTCATTAATTAACAGTGTTTATGGATATTATAACTGGAAAAAATTACAGAACATTCATTTTGTATCTTAA